From Salvia splendens isolate huo1 chromosome 3, SspV2, whole genome shotgun sequence, a single genomic window includes:
- the LOC121793903 gene encoding probable aspartic proteinase GIP2 — MASFHCYTLFLSLIISTVAAQNSLILPIRKDLKTSQHITTFRMGSNSAAINAVVDLGGPFLWFSCNDYASATYAPISCGSAKCEATKGIGCVDCNLPPRPGCTNDTCGASPYNPFLDVLVSEGYAVDTFYPKSGAALPDFSFSCMDKEYLAGLAAGATGMLGLAKTQISLHRQASAKLKLADTFSLCLPSSGDGILAIGIKPKSVKSTPLIVNPVSTYPIYTTGDASDEYFIEVKAIAVAGARLNLKDSYFSIDKNGVGGTKISTLQNFTAVHNSIYKPLARAFAKAASDMRIKSAAAVAPFRACFRSDSIARTAAGPAVPEIDLVLGGKDATMWRIRGANVMVEIDRKTTCLGFVDGGSSPRTSVVIGAHQLEENLLEFDLVSSRLRFSENLLLMNTTCSKI; from the coding sequence ATGGCCTCTTTCCATTGTTatactctctttctctcactcATCATCTCCACCGTGGCCGCCCAAAACAGCCTCATCCTCCCCATCCGCAAAGACCTCAAAACCTCCCAACACATCACCACATTCCGAATGGGGAGCAACAGCGCCGCCATCAACGCCGTCGTCGACCTCGGCGGCCCCTTCCTCTGGTTCTCCTGCAACGATTATGCCTCCGCCACCTACGCCCCCATCTCCTGCGGCTCCGCCAAATGCGAAGCCACCAAGGGCATCGGCTGCGTCGACTGCAACCTCCCCCCGCGCCCCGGCTGCACCAACGACACCTGCGGCGCTTCCCCTTACAACCCTTTCCTAGACGTTCTCGTCTCAGAGGGCTACGCCGTGGACACTTTCTACCCCAAATCCGGCGCCGCGTTGCCGGATTTTTCCTTCTCCTGTATGGATAAGGAATACCTCGCCGGCCTCGCCGCCGGCGCCACCGGCATGCTAGGCCTAGCTAAAACTCAAATCTCTCTCCATAGACAAGCTTCGGCGAAGCTTAAACTGGCGGACACTTTCTCTCTCTGCCTCCCTTCCTCCGGCGACGGGATATTGGCAATCGGAATTAAACCTAAATCGGTTAAATCGACGCCGTTGATTGTCAATCCGGTGAGCACTTATCCGATCTACACGACCGGGGACGCATCGGATGAGTATTTCATAGAGGTGAAAGCGATCGCCGTCGCCGGAGCTCGTCTCAATTTGAAGGATTCCTACTTCTCCATTGATAAAAACGGAGTCGGCGGCACCAAAATCAGCACATTGCAGAATTTCACGGCGGTGCATAACTCGATTTACAAGCCGCTGGCAAGGGCGTTTGCGAAGGCGGCATCGGATATGAGGATTAAGAgcgcggcggcggtggcgccGTTCAGGGCGTGCTTCAGATCGGACTCGATCGCGAGGACGGCGGCGGGGCCGGCGGTGCCGGAGATTGATCTGGTTTTGGGAGGGAAGGATGCGACGATGTGGAGGATTAGGGGGGCAAATGTGATGGTGGAGATTGATAGGAAGACGACGTGCCTTGGATTCGTGGACGGGGGATCAAGTCCGAGGACGTCGGTGGTGATCGGAGCGCATCAGTTGGAGGAGAATTTGCTGGAGTTTGATCTGGTTTCGTCACGCCTTCGTTTCAGTGAAAATCTTTTGCTGATGAACACCACCTGTTCTAAGATATGA